One window of the Chryseotalea sp. WA131a genome contains the following:
- the murG gene encoding undecaprenyldiphospho-muramoylpentapeptide beta-N-acetylglucosaminyltransferase, producing MTPTKPYRLIISGGGTGGHIFPALAIANEFKERHPNAEILFVGAQGKMEMTKVPEAGYKIIGLWISGIQRRLTLSNLSFPFKLISSYIKAGNIVKKFQPDAVIGTGGYASGPVMLAATKNNIPSLIQEQNSYAGLTNKQLSDKVAKVCVAYAGMENYFPKKKIVFTGNPVRKDIFRLEEKRERALSHFAFSSSERTLLIIGGSLGARTINESILAGIDKLIDARVQVIWQTGKIYFDNIKQQIETKDLRRIRVFDFLKQMDFAYAAADVVVARAGALSISELCLAKKPCILVPSPNVAEDHQTKNAMALVNEQAAVLVKDVDASKLLVSEALKLVYDESRCEKLSKNISPMGKPNATKDIVDEIEKMLGIRNEENKVNHAIGAIR from the coding sequence CAATGAATTTAAAGAGCGCCATCCCAATGCTGAGATATTATTTGTAGGTGCGCAAGGTAAAATGGAAATGACAAAAGTTCCGGAGGCGGGCTACAAAATAATTGGGCTTTGGATAAGTGGTATTCAACGCAGGCTTACGCTTTCGAATTTGTCGTTCCCTTTCAAATTGATTTCGAGTTACATCAAGGCAGGAAATATTGTCAAGAAGTTTCAGCCTGATGCGGTGATCGGTACAGGCGGATATGCAAGCGGCCCTGTTATGTTGGCTGCTACAAAAAATAATATCCCATCCCTAATACAGGAACAAAATTCGTATGCGGGATTGACCAACAAACAATTGAGCGATAAAGTGGCGAAGGTTTGTGTAGCGTATGCGGGAATGGAAAATTATTTCCCGAAGAAAAAAATTGTATTCACGGGAAATCCTGTTCGCAAAGACATCTTTCGATTGGAAGAAAAGAGAGAACGAGCTTTGAGCCATTTTGCTTTCAGTTCGTCAGAGCGCACACTGTTGATTATTGGGGGAAGTTTAGGTGCGCGCACCATCAACGAAAGTATTTTAGCGGGCATTGATAAGTTAATTGATGCGCGTGTGCAGGTGATTTGGCAAACCGGAAAAATTTATTTTGATAACATCAAACAACAAATTGAAACGAAAGACCTACGAAGAATTCGTGTGTTTGACTTTTTAAAGCAAATGGATTTTGCTTACGCTGCCGCGGATGTGGTGGTTGCGAGAGCAGGTGCGCTGTCAATTTCGGAATTGTGCTTGGCGAAGAAACCGTGCATTCTCGTGCCATCGCCTAACGTGGCCGAAGACCATCAAACAAAAAACGCGATGGCCTTGGTGAACGAACAGGCGGCCGTGTTGGTAAAAGATGTTGACGCAAGCAAACTATTGGTGAGTGAAGCATTGAAGCTTGTGTATGACGAAAGCCGTTGTGAAAAACTTTCTAAAAACATTTCACCCATGGGCAAGCCAAATGCAACGAAGGATATAGTGGATGAAATTGAGAAGATGTTAGGTATTCGAAATGAAGAGAACAAAGTAAACCATGCGATTGGAGCAATACGATAG
- a CDS encoding UDP-N-acetylmuramate--L-alanine ligase — protein sequence MRLEQYDSVYFLGIGGIGMSAIARWFKHKGLRVAGYDRTPTPLTHELIEEGMEIHFDDKVELMPGYISKEKTLVVFTPAIPKNHVEHAYLKEQGYIILKRSEVLGLLTKNYKTIAVAGTHGKTTTSSLIAHILKTAKVNMVGFLGGITTNYESNLVMEGEVNKDTWVVVEADEFDRSFLRLFPQIAVVTSADADHLDIYGDHASMLTSFKDFIKQINAGGNLVIHESVASLANGVNIVKETYGMSRGQFFAGNITSSNRGFFEFDFHGYAAKMEKIQLGVPGFHNMENAMAAIIVSKKLGIEDKIIREALLSFKGVKRRFEYIIKQNNLVYIDDYAHHPTEIEAFLKSLKSMYAGKKVTVVFQPHLFTRTRDFAEGFSKSLSLADEVLLMDIYPAREEPIPGVTSDMLLKDITSNVKVRCGKSDVMQKLEDMEVEVLATVGAGDIDTFVKPIKEMLLKKLAN from the coding sequence ATGCGATTGGAGCAATACGATAGCGTTTATTTTTTGGGCATTGGCGGCATTGGCATGAGTGCGATTGCGCGCTGGTTCAAGCACAAGGGTTTGCGCGTGGCCGGCTACGACCGCACGCCTACACCGCTTACGCATGAGTTGATTGAGGAGGGAATGGAAATTCATTTTGATGATAAAGTGGAGTTGATGCCAGGTTATATCAGCAAGGAAAAAACATTGGTGGTGTTTACGCCAGCGATTCCAAAGAATCACGTAGAGCACGCTTATTTGAAAGAACAAGGCTACATAATTTTGAAACGAAGCGAGGTGCTCGGCTTGCTCACAAAAAATTATAAAACGATTGCCGTTGCCGGAACGCATGGTAAAACCACCACCTCTTCATTGATTGCACACATCCTAAAAACCGCGAAAGTAAACATGGTTGGATTCTTAGGTGGCATTACTACCAACTACGAATCGAATTTGGTGATGGAAGGCGAAGTGAATAAAGATACGTGGGTAGTGGTAGAAGCAGACGAGTTTGACCGCTCCTTCTTGCGATTGTTTCCGCAGATAGCTGTGGTGACCTCTGCCGATGCTGACCACTTGGATATTTATGGTGATCACGCGAGTATGCTTACTTCGTTCAAAGATTTTATCAAACAGATTAACGCAGGTGGCAATTTAGTGATTCATGAGTCGGTGGCTTCGTTGGCCAATGGTGTGAACATTGTAAAAGAAACGTATGGCATGAGCCGGGGACAGTTTTTTGCCGGCAATATTACTTCGAGCAATCGAGGATTTTTTGAATTCGATTTTCACGGCTATGCTGCGAAGATGGAGAAAATTCAGCTCGGTGTCCCTGGTTTTCATAACATGGAGAATGCGATGGCGGCCATCATCGTATCCAAGAAATTGGGTATAGAAGATAAAATTATTCGAGAGGCGCTATTATCGTTTAAAGGTGTGAAGCGCAGATTTGAGTACATCATCAAACAAAACAATTTGGTGTACATCGATGATTATGCGCATCACCCCACGGAGATCGAAGCATTTCTAAAATCGTTAAAGTCGATGTATGCTGGTAAAAAAGTGACAGTTGTTTTTCAACCTCACTTGTTTACGCGAACGCGCGATTTTGCTGAAGGATTTTCGAAGAGCCTTAGTTTGGCCGATGAAGTATTGTTGATGGACATTTACCCGGCACGAGAGGAGCCGATACCGGGAGTAACATCAGACATGTTGCTTAAAGACATTACCAGCAATGTAAAAGTGAGGTGCGGAAAAAGTGATGTGATGCAAAAACTGGAAGACATGGAAGTGGAAGTGCTGGCAACCGTAGGGGCGGGAGACATTGATACGTTTGTGAAGCCGATTAAGGAGATGTTGCTTAAGAAATTAGCCAATTAA
- a CDS encoding cell division protein FtsQ, which translates to MGSKFNIRKEIKIGMVLVGLSFLIAFAERKQGGSVCKNISVEINNLNENHFLDEADVLQLVEGSGETIKGIGIDRINLKQIEKKLKYDKHILDAELFGDLKGNLIVNVELRRPIARIVQKDAPDAYIAKDGVIMPVSEKYTSRVVLISGYVKPLLESEDLNKTEEGKQLMEMIEYVNADRFWSAQVAQLDIERDGKINIFPQVTGQRVEFGRAENIETKFKKLMIFYKEILPIRGWTKYERVNLEYEGQVIAE; encoded by the coding sequence ATGGGGTCAAAATTCAACATACGAAAAGAGATAAAGATAGGCATGGTGCTAGTGGGTCTTTCCTTTTTGATTGCGTTTGCAGAACGTAAGCAGGGAGGGTCTGTATGCAAGAATATTTCGGTAGAGATTAATAACCTGAACGAAAATCACTTTTTGGATGAAGCCGATGTATTGCAATTGGTAGAAGGAAGTGGCGAGACGATTAAAGGTATTGGCATCGACCGCATCAATCTAAAGCAGATTGAAAAGAAGTTGAAATACGACAAACATATTTTGGATGCTGAATTGTTTGGCGACCTGAAGGGAAATTTGATTGTGAACGTTGAGTTGCGCAGACCGATTGCCCGCATAGTGCAAAAAGATGCACCTGATGCCTACATCGCGAAGGATGGTGTAATCATGCCCGTGTCGGAAAAATATACTTCACGCGTGGTATTGATAAGTGGTTATGTGAAGCCATTGTTGGAAAGTGAAGATTTGAACAAGACCGAAGAGGGAAAGCAATTGATGGAAATGATTGAATACGTAAACGCAGATAGATTTTGGAGTGCACAAGTTGCGCAGTTGGACATTGAGCGTGATGGTAAGATTAACATTTTTCCCCAAGTAACAGGTCAACGGGTAGAGTTTGGCCGAGCCGAGAACATTGAAACGAAGTTTAAGAAATTGATGATTTTTTATAAAGAAATTTTGCCCATACGCGGCTGGACGAAATACGAGCGGGTGAATTTAGAATACGAAGGGCAAGTAATTGCAGAGTAA
- the ftsA gene encoding cell division protein FtsA — protein sequence MENDKIVVGLDIGTTKICAIVGRQNEFGKLEVLGMGKAESEGVIKGIVTNIDKTVFAIEKAVKEASEMSGIDIGVVNVGIAGQHIRSSIHHGSITRSSNDDEVSIEDVNRLTEDMYRIVIPPGSEIIHVMPQDYTVDYEEGIKDPVGMSGVKLEADFHIITAQTSAINNINKCVRRAGLEIQDLILEPLASSIAVLSEDEKEAGVCLIDIGGGTTDIAIFHDSIIRHTAVIPFGGNILTTDIQHGLMVMAKQAEQLKTRFGKAIAEEASPNEIVSIPGIRNRTAKEISVKNLASIIQARMEEVIEMAHAEIISSGYENRLAGGIVITGGGSQLNSLKQLVEYMTGMDARIGYPNEHLGKSKLEVVKSPMYATSVGLVLSGFRSLDEREDRYKEAKAESKSNQKTVKVKKVNPASDFFSNILNKTKGLLIDDLGDKNEY from the coding sequence ATGGAAAACGATAAAATAGTAGTAGGCCTTGACATTGGTACCACAAAAATTTGTGCCATCGTGGGTCGTCAAAATGAGTTCGGAAAATTGGAAGTGCTAGGCATGGGCAAAGCCGAATCAGAAGGCGTTATAAAAGGGATTGTCACCAATATCGACAAAACCGTTTTCGCCATTGAGAAGGCGGTGAAAGAAGCCAGCGAAATGAGCGGCATCGACATTGGTGTTGTCAATGTGGGTATTGCGGGCCAGCATATTCGTAGCTCTATTCATCACGGCAGCATTACGCGCTCCTCAAATGATGACGAGGTGAGCATTGAAGATGTGAACCGGTTGACCGAAGACATGTATCGCATCGTCATTCCACCCGGCAGTGAAATCATTCACGTGATGCCACAAGACTATACCGTGGATTACGAAGAAGGAATCAAAGACCCCGTGGGCATGAGCGGTGTGAAGTTGGAAGCGGATTTCCATATTATTACGGCACAGACCAGCGCCATCAACAACATTAACAAATGTGTTCGCAGAGCAGGGTTGGAAATTCAAGATTTGATTTTGGAACCACTGGCATCGAGCATTGCGGTGTTGAGCGAAGATGAAAAAGAAGCAGGTGTTTGCTTAATAGACATTGGTGGAGGAACAACTGACATTGCAATTTTTCATGATAGCATCATTCGCCACACGGCTGTAATTCCTTTCGGTGGAAATATTTTGACCACTGATATTCAACATGGGTTGATGGTGATGGCGAAACAAGCCGAGCAGTTGAAAACACGGTTCGGTAAGGCAATTGCTGAAGAGGCAAGCCCAAATGAAATCGTTTCAATTCCCGGAATCAGAAATAGAACGGCCAAAGAGATTTCGGTGAAGAACTTGGCGAGCATCATTCAAGCAAGAATGGAAGAAGTGATTGAGATGGCACACGCTGAAATCATCAGTTCTGGATATGAGAACAGATTGGCGGGTGGCATTGTGATTACAGGAGGTGGCTCTCAGTTGAATTCGTTAAAACAATTGGTAGAATACATGACGGGCATGGATGCGCGCATTGGCTACCCGAATGAACACTTGGGCAAGAGTAAATTGGAAGTGGTGAAAAGCCCGATGTATGCAACGTCTGTTGGCTTGGTGTTGTCAGGATTCCGTTCGTTGGATGAGCGCGAAGACCGCTATAAAGAAGCGAAGGCAGAAAGCAAAAGCAATCAGAAAACGGTGAAAGTGAAGAAAGTAAATCCAGCTTCTGATTTCTTCTCAAACATTTTGAACAAGACGAAGGGATTGTTGATTGATGATTTGGGGGACAAAAATGAGTACTGA